A portion of the Sabethes cyaneus chromosome 3, idSabCyanKW18_F2, whole genome shotgun sequence genome contains these proteins:
- the LOC128739467 gene encoding uncharacterized protein LOC128739467 isoform X2 encodes MKFNNRNSPAEKGKTRSATISASVKQEPGQQLPEAGSPQEQQQQQQKKTLIVQQTKQISLKNKITPQQLLQLQQQQQRQPLAKRPRIESAPTEETTEPEEEEEEEQEEPELDTSATESETEMDQTADDEMIVSHPAQRLDASVLKAKGATTTVLVTEESDSDDRLGRKKVKRKMVGKATNTNTSTKVKLQMVHEFPTLFLGLRRNRIFLVNSLAQSFELNQRDIILTLRKIKLNEHNARLASVFGLTDSEVEILFRTSVPKIADCLRNFIVWPDDITMKLNVPINLRQHFNKIHLILNYLVVKVRQNAVKHLSQAQNETSYCELDQCHKLKYLIASTLDGCVCFVSRGFGIQTDDEAVLAQSGFLTKFKTNTNLIAGKNFHNFEDRLTNGHDPENNNGAGTTAGTGDDSDLERTLTTSNEDDNFEEIVSEKISKSRTFKLKSYIESVLESFQGHLILSPTACVDGKTLELLDDVIVIVGALINLQKQEVE; translated from the coding sequence ATGAAATTTAACAACCGCAACAGTCCAGCAGAGAAAGGGAAGACACGATCCGCCACCATCAGTGCATCAGTGAAGCAAGAGCCCGGCCAGCAGCTCCCGGAAGCCGGATCGCCccaggagcagcagcagcagcagcagaagaaaACCCTGATCGTCCAGCAAACGAAGCAAATCAGTCTGAAAAACAAAATTACGCCCCAGCAGCTGCTTCAgctgcaacagcagcagcagcggcaaccGCTGGCCAAGAGACCCCGCATCGAGTCCGCTCCGACCGAGGAGACGACGGAACCGgaagaggaggaggaggaggagcagGAGGAACCAGAGCTCGACACATCCGCCACCGAGTCGGAGACAGAAATGGATCAAACGGCGGACGACGAGATGATCGTGTCCCATCCAGCTCAACGGTTAGACGCATCGGTTCTGAAAGCCAAGGGAGCAACAACGACAGTATTGGTTACGGAGGAATCCGATTCAGACGACAGGCTTGGACGGAAAAAAGTGAAACGAAAAATGGTCGGCAAAGCGACCAACACAAACACATCCACCAAGGTCAAATTGCAGATGGTGCACGAATTCCCAACACTCTTTCTGGGACTCAGGCGCAACCGCATATTCCTGGTTAACTCGTTGGCCCAGAGCTTCGAGCTCAATCAGCGCGATATCATCCTGACACTGCGCAAAATTAAGTTAAACGAACACAACGCTCGGCTGGCGAGCGTTTTCGGACTGACTGATAGTGAGGTGGAAATCCTGTTCCGTACAAGCGTGCCTAAAATAGCAGACTGTTTGCGAAATTTTATCGTCTGGCCAGACGATATCACGATGAAGCTGAACGTTCCGATCAACCTGCGGCAACACTTCAACAAAATCCATCTCATCCTCAACTATTTAGTGGTGAAAGTGCGGCAAAACGCCGTCAAACATCTTTCCCAGGCCCAAAACGAAACATCATACTGTGAGCTGGATCAGTGTCACAAGCTTAAGTATCTAATCGCTTCCACACTGGACGGTTGCGTGTGTTTCGTGTCCCGAGGTTTCGGCATTCAAACGGACGACGAAGCCGTACTGGCACAGTCCGGCTTTCTGACCAAGTTCAAAACTAACACGAATTTGATCGCCGGCAAAAACTTCCACAACTTCGAGGATCGTCTTACCAATGGGCACGATCCAGAAAACAACAACGGCGCGGGAACGACGGCCGGTACCGGCGACGATTCCGACTTGGAGCGAACGTTAACGACCAGCAACGAGGACGACAACTTCGAGGAGATCGTATCGGAGAAGATCAGCAAGAGTCGAACGTTCAAGCTGAAAAGCTACATCGAGAGTGTGCTGGAAAGCTTTCAGGGCCATCTGATCCTTTCGCCGACGGCATGTGTGGACGGCAAAACGTTGGAACTGCTGGACGACGTCATAGTGATCGTCGGGGCGCTCATTAACCTGCAGAAGCAGGAGGTGGAGTAA
- the LOC128739467 gene encoding uncharacterized protein LOC128739467 isoform X1 yields MQMNGADKPKAGIMKFNNRNSPAEKGKTRSATISASVKQEPGQQLPEAGSPQEQQQQQQKKTLIVQQTKQISLKNKITPQQLLQLQQQQQRQPLAKRPRIESAPTEETTEPEEEEEEEQEEPELDTSATESETEMDQTADDEMIVSHPAQRLDASVLKAKGATTTVLVTEESDSDDRLGRKKVKRKMVGKATNTNTSTKVKLQMVHEFPTLFLGLRRNRIFLVNSLAQSFELNQRDIILTLRKIKLNEHNARLASVFGLTDSEVEILFRTSVPKIADCLRNFIVWPDDITMKLNVPINLRQHFNKIHLILNYLVVKVRQNAVKHLSQAQNETSYCELDQCHKLKYLIASTLDGCVCFVSRGFGIQTDDEAVLAQSGFLTKFKTNTNLIAGKNFHNFEDRLTNGHDPENNNGAGTTAGTGDDSDLERTLTTSNEDDNFEEIVSEKISKSRTFKLKSYIESVLESFQGHLILSPTACVDGKTLELLDDVIVIVGALINLQKQEVE; encoded by the coding sequence GCCGGTATTATGAAATTTAACAACCGCAACAGTCCAGCAGAGAAAGGGAAGACACGATCCGCCACCATCAGTGCATCAGTGAAGCAAGAGCCCGGCCAGCAGCTCCCGGAAGCCGGATCGCCccaggagcagcagcagcagcagcagaagaaaACCCTGATCGTCCAGCAAACGAAGCAAATCAGTCTGAAAAACAAAATTACGCCCCAGCAGCTGCTTCAgctgcaacagcagcagcagcggcaaccGCTGGCCAAGAGACCCCGCATCGAGTCCGCTCCGACCGAGGAGACGACGGAACCGgaagaggaggaggaggaggagcagGAGGAACCAGAGCTCGACACATCCGCCACCGAGTCGGAGACAGAAATGGATCAAACGGCGGACGACGAGATGATCGTGTCCCATCCAGCTCAACGGTTAGACGCATCGGTTCTGAAAGCCAAGGGAGCAACAACGACAGTATTGGTTACGGAGGAATCCGATTCAGACGACAGGCTTGGACGGAAAAAAGTGAAACGAAAAATGGTCGGCAAAGCGACCAACACAAACACATCCACCAAGGTCAAATTGCAGATGGTGCACGAATTCCCAACACTCTTTCTGGGACTCAGGCGCAACCGCATATTCCTGGTTAACTCGTTGGCCCAGAGCTTCGAGCTCAATCAGCGCGATATCATCCTGACACTGCGCAAAATTAAGTTAAACGAACACAACGCTCGGCTGGCGAGCGTTTTCGGACTGACTGATAGTGAGGTGGAAATCCTGTTCCGTACAAGCGTGCCTAAAATAGCAGACTGTTTGCGAAATTTTATCGTCTGGCCAGACGATATCACGATGAAGCTGAACGTTCCGATCAACCTGCGGCAACACTTCAACAAAATCCATCTCATCCTCAACTATTTAGTGGTGAAAGTGCGGCAAAACGCCGTCAAACATCTTTCCCAGGCCCAAAACGAAACATCATACTGTGAGCTGGATCAGTGTCACAAGCTTAAGTATCTAATCGCTTCCACACTGGACGGTTGCGTGTGTTTCGTGTCCCGAGGTTTCGGCATTCAAACGGACGACGAAGCCGTACTGGCACAGTCCGGCTTTCTGACCAAGTTCAAAACTAACACGAATTTGATCGCCGGCAAAAACTTCCACAACTTCGAGGATCGTCTTACCAATGGGCACGATCCAGAAAACAACAACGGCGCGGGAACGACGGCCGGTACCGGCGACGATTCCGACTTGGAGCGAACGTTAACGACCAGCAACGAGGACGACAACTTCGAGGAGATCGTATCGGAGAAGATCAGCAAGAGTCGAACGTTCAAGCTGAAAAGCTACATCGAGAGTGTGCTGGAAAGCTTTCAGGGCCATCTGATCCTTTCGCCGACGGCATGTGTGGACGGCAAAACGTTGGAACTGCTGGACGACGTCATAGTGATCGTCGGGGCGCTCATTAACCTGCAGAAGCAGGAGGTGGAGTAA